In the Apteryx mantelli isolate bAptMan1 chromosome 1, bAptMan1.hap1, whole genome shotgun sequence genome, one interval contains:
- the GDI2 gene encoding rab GDP dissociation inhibitor beta: protein MNEEYDVIVLGTGLTECILSGIMSVNGKKVLHMDRNSYYGGESASITPLEDLYKRFNLPGTPPESMGRGRDWNVDLIPKFLMANGQLVKMLLYTEVTRYLDFKVIEGSFVYKGGKIYKVPSTEAEALASSLMGLFEKRRFRKFLVYVANFDENDPRTFEGVDPKKTTMRDVYKKFDLGQDVIDFTGHALALYRTDDYLDQPCQETINRIKLYSESLARYGKSPYLYPLYGLGELPQGFARLSAIYGGTYMLNKPIEEIVIENGKVVGVKSEGEVARCKQLICDPSYVSDRVTKVGQVIRVICILSHPIKNTNDANSCQIIIPQNQVNRKSDIYVCMISSAHNVAAQGKYIAIASTTVETADPEKEIKPALDLLEPIEQKFVSISDLFAPTDLGTESQIFISRTYDATTHFETTCDDIKDIYKRMMGSEFDFEEMKRKKNDIYGEEEQQ from the exons atGAATGAGGAGTACGACGTGATCGTGCTGGGCACCGGCCTCACG GAATGCATCCTCTCTGGTATCATGTCAGTGAATGGAAAGAAAGTCCTTCACATGGACCGTAACTCTTACTATGGAGGGGAAAGTGCATCCATTACACCCCTGGAGGAT CTCTACAAAAGGTTTAATCTACCAGGAACTCCACCAGAATCTATGGGACGGGGAAGAGACTGGAACGTGGACCTAATTCCAAAATTCCTTATGGCTAATG GTCAGTTGGTAAAGATGCTGCTCTACACAGAAGTCACTCGCTACTTAGACTTCAAGGTGATCGAAGGAAGCTTTGTCTACAAGGGAGGAAAGATCTACAAAGTTCCTTCCACTGAGGCAGAAGCCTTGGCATCCA GCTTAATGGGCTTGTTTGAGAAACGTCGGTTCAGGAAATTCCTAGTGTACGTTGCCAACTTTGATGAAAACGACCCCCGAACTTTTGAAGGCGTTGACCCCAAGAAGACCACCATGCGCGACGTCTATAAGAAATTTGACTTGGGCCAAGATGTTATAGATTTCACGGGCCATGCCCTGGCTCTCTACAGGACCGATGA CTATCTAGATCAACCCTGCCAGGAAACAATCAACAGGATTAAGCTCTACAGTGAGTCGCTGGCTAGATATGGTAAAAGCCCTTACCTTTATCCGCTCTACGGCCTTGGAGAGCTGCCCCAGGGATTTGCAAG GCTAAGTGCCATTTATGGGGGCACCTACATGCTGAACAAGCCGATTGAAGAGATTGTGATAGAAAATGGCAAAGTGGTTGGCGTGAAATCCGAAGGAGAG GTCGCTCGCTGCAAACAGCTCATCTGCGACCCCAGCTACGTTTCAGACCGTGTGACAAAGGTTGGCCAAGTGATTCGAGTAATCTGTATCTTAAGCCACCCCATCAAGAATACGAATGATGCCAACTCATGCCAGATCATCATTCCACAGAACCAGGTCAACCGGAAATCAG ATATCTACGTCTGCATGATCTCCTCCGCGCACAACGTGGCGGCGCAGGGGAAGTACATCGCCATTGCCAGCACTACCGTGGAAACCGCAGACCCGGAGAAGGAAATCAAGCCGGCTTTGGACCTCTTGGAGCCCATTGAGCAGAA GTTCGTTAGCATCAGCGACCTGTTCGCACCAACTGACTTGGGAACCGAAAGCCAG ATCTTCATTTCTCGCACCTACGACGCTACCACTCACTTTGAGACGACGTGCGATGACATCAAAGATATTTATAAGAGGATGATGGGATCAGAGTTTGACTTCGAGGAGATGAAGCGCAAGAAGAACGACATCTAtggggaggaggagcagcagtAA